GTTTGCGATCGAAAATTCTGGCCCAACACAGTCTGTAAATCCGCAATTCCCGGCCCGCTGTCAGAAATCCGAGTCCGAAAAACTTGCGGCGATTCCCCTTCCACAATAAATTCTACTTTGCCACCGCCTGCATATTTGAAAGCATTGCGGGCAATCTCGGAAACTGCTGTTGCGATTCGGGTTTGTGATTGGGAGTCGAATCCCAACAACGCGCCGATTTGGCGAGCTCTTTGGCGGACTTGTACGATGTCTTGTTCAAAGCGAACTTCCGTCGTCAGGATTGGGTAAATCATGCCATTAGACCTCTTGCAAAAGTCCTTGTAATCAACATTTCGGACGGGAATTACCCGTCCCAAAAACATCATTTTTTCGGGTTCAATGGGCATCTTGCCCATTCTAGCTATTTTGGTAACAGGTATATTTTTGATTTTTGATGTTCGATTTTCGATCGGGGAATCGCTGATGACTCTCATGGTTTAGAACTCACAAAGCAGTTTCATTCTTGGGGAACTAATATCAAGCTGGTTGTTTTACCTTGGCTACTACAACTGTCATGTCATCCCGAGTCCGTTTGAAGTCTCGGTAGAGTACGGCTGCGATTAAAGCCGGATGTTTCGCCGCCAAACCCGGGTAGCGGTTTAAATCCCACTGCGCCGCCAAACCATCGGAGTGCAGGATTAGCAGGGAATGCGACGACCAAGGATAGACAAATTCTGCTACTTTTTGCATCCGATGTCCAACTGTGCCGTTGTAGGAAACCATGCTGCGGCTTTGGTTATCTGTGAACACTACACCAGTGATGTTACCAACTCCGGCAAAACAAATTGTTTTTTGGGTACGATCGATCAGGGCGATCGCAGCAGCCGCTCCTCTGGTATTTTTTAAAGCAGCGTGAGCCTTCTCTAAAATAGCTTTCGGCCCCAGTTTAGCGTTTTCCCCAAATACCCGCACCGCTTCCTGCGACGCTTCCTCGGCCAAAACCCCGTAGCCGAGCCCGTCAGCAACTAAAATCAGATTTTTGTCCGCGTCATTTTCAACAGCCCAGGAATCGCCACAAATTTGCTCTCCAACTTTCGGCAAGTGGACGACCCCAAATTCCAAGTAATTGCTGTTTTGGCAGGCTTCCCGGCTAATTTGTGCCTGTTCCAGCCGCATTAACAAAGCTGTCCCCAGTTTCGGTACAGAATGAATATCAAAAAAACTAGAGAGCCGTTTGATGGCGCCGAGTCCGGTTCCCGGAGTTCCCGCCGTCGAAAAACCATCGCGCAAACACTGACCAACATTTGCCATTCCCGGCCCTCGGTCTAGCGCTACTATTTCAATGCTATCTCCTGTCGCTGTTTTTACAGTTTGCAGCAAAATTTCTCCTTCGCGGGCGTGTTTGACGAGGTTTTTTGCTGCTTCGGTAATCACAATTGCCACTTTAGCGCGATCGGTCTCGTTAAATCCGACTTCCGTCGCCAAGGCGACAGCAATTCGTCGGGCTTCTCCAACTTGACTTTCTTCTGTTACTGGTATAGCTAGGGCATCGATCATTATCTTGTATTTCTAATATTAAGCTAGCGCGCATTTCAAAAGTCAGTTGTCATTGGTCATTGGTCATTTGTCATTGGTCACTTGTCATTTGTCATTTGTCGTGACCTCAGAAACCGGGTTTCTTAGAATATTTCTCGTCACCAAACCTACAACTCGTAGAAACCCGGTTTCTCCCCCCTAACGAGTCAGCAGTAATTAGTAATCGGTGACACCTCACAAACCCGGTTTCTCCCCTAATGAGTCAGCAGTATAAACCCGGTTTCTTCCTAGATTTCTCCTTACCAAACCCAAAACTCGTAGAAACCCGGTTTCTAGCCCCATCTCCCCATCTCATCTCCAACGGACGATCGCAATTTTAGTCCCCTTACCCACTTTGGAAACAATCTCAAATTCGTGCATCAACCGCTTAGAACCGCTGAGACCCAAACCCAAACCACGATCGGAAGTATAACCGTCAGTCATTGCCAATTCAATGTCTGGAATTCCCGGGCCCTTATCTTCAAATATCAGCCGCAGTCCCTTGCGACTACCTAATTGCAGCGTTTCGAGAGTTACAGTTCCCCCTTTACCGTAGTCTACTGTATTGCGGGCGAGTTCGCTGGCTGCGGTAACAATTTTTGTTTGGTCTACTAAGCCGAATCCCATTGCTACAGCCCAACCGCGCACTTGCTGTCGGACGTGGACTATATCGGAGGACGATCGAATTTCTAGTGTCTCACGTTTTGACATGGCTGCTAATCTACTACAATAGAACTTCTCCACAAAATAGAAGACTTATCCTCATCAACCAAGTTTCCCGTAATAAATCTGGAGTTTGTCAACAAGGTATCTAGAAATAAACCAGGTTTCTTTACAGTCAAAAAAAATGCAACATTGGCAACTCCCAAGCCTTAGGCAGTGTAATTTTAATCTCCAATCGAAAAATGAAATATTGACTGACTGTTTACACTTCTGAATCAGCAGACAAACCCAAGGATTTTCGCAACAAATTCATGCCTTTTTCCACGTTTAAAGCTGTCCGAACACCCGTCAAAGAAAGCCCCAATTCAACCAGCGTAATTGCCACGGCTGGCTGCATTCCCACCACCACTGTTTCCGCATCTAAAAAACGCGACATAGTAGCGATATTGTTGAGAATGCGTCCGATGAAAGAATCTACTATTTCCAGGGAAGAAATTTCAATTAAAACACCTTTAACCCCTGTCTTGACGATGCGGTTTGTCAGGTCGTCTTGCAGCGTTATTGCCAAGCGATCGTGCATATCAACTTGGATTGTCACTAGCAGAAATTCTCCCATTTGCAGGATCGGAATTCTTTCCATTAATTCACCTTTTTTTTAGCCTTGAGTTAGATAAATATTTACGCCTAAACACAATATAGCGGTTATCAATAAGGTAAGCCGACGAGCAATTACCAATTACCAATTACCAATTACCAATTACCAATTACCAATTACCAAAACGCACTATATAAATTTTTATTTTTCCTCTTTAATATTTTTTATAGTTAAACCTTGGCGCTGCAAAGCGACTTTAAAAGCATCGGCTAAAGTCGCTTTTGTCAGAATATCCTGCAAGTCAACTCCCAAATGAACAATGGTTTGAGCGATTTGCGGGCGAATGCCGCTGATGATGCACTCAGTACCCATCAAACGGGCGGCGGCTACAGTTTTTAATAAATGTTGAGCAACTAAAGTGTCAACAGTCGGCACCCCTGTAATGTCTAAAATCGCAAATTCTGAGCCTGTTTCCATAATTTCTTGTAACAGAGTTTCCATGACTATTTGAGTGCGGGCGCTGTCAAGAGTTCCGATCATGGGTAAAGCGAGAATGCCTTGCCAAAGTTTGACTACGGGTGTTGACAATTCGAGCATTTCTTGCTGCTGGCGTTCGATGACTTCTTCGCGAGCTTTGAGAAAGATTTCTGTTACCCAAAGACCGAGCTGGTCTAATAAGCTGGTAGACAGCCATAGTTGTTCGACGAGTGCATCGCGGTTTTGTGTCAATTCGCGACAAAGCCGATCGAACAATGGCTTTTTGAAGCATAAAATAAAACTCGCGATCTCAGAGGGCGTAAAGCCCCTCTGAACGCGCGATCGCGAAACTTCTGCCAACAGCAGCCTCATATTTTCCCACTCGGGTGTCTGGATGTCGCTAAAGTTGCCGTGCTGCGCTGCTATTTGCAGCAATTGCAGGAACTCTTGACACTCGGATCGCAATTCTTTGGCTCTCATCAAGTCGTCCCGCCGCAGCCCGGTGTTTTGCAGTTCTTTGAGCCAGTCTGCTAGCAGCTCAGCTTTGTTTTGTTCGAGGATTGCCGCGATCGTGTTATTGCTTGTGAGTTCCATTAAAATTATCTCCTGCTGAGCAATTGGGATGAAGTTGTACGATCGATCGCACTCTTCGTATTTTGGATGGGGCAACTTCTGAGTTTAACTCACTATTTCCTATTTGCGATCGGGGGCCGGGCGCCTAACTGTAAAATGCGTTTGACGATCGCACTGGTGGAACTCGGAACTTCTATTTCGATCAAGCAAATTTTGCCACCTCCGGCGATAACTGCCGGTGCTTCCGGCAGAGTTTCCAGTTGATAGTCGCCTCCTTTAACGTATATATCAGGCTTCAGGATACCGATCAGTTTAGTGGCGGTAATTTCCGAAAAAATTACTACGGCGTCTACTGGTTTCAGGGCCGCCAAAACTTCGGCTCGCTGATTTTCCGGTACGATCGGGCGGGGCGGCAATCCCGGCTGCTGCGGTTTGAGCGCTTGCACGCTGGCGTCGCTATTCAAGCCCACCACGAGCGATCGCCCCAAAGCTTTTGCCGCCTGCAAATAGCGGACGTGGCCTGCGTGCAGGAGATCGAAGCACCCGTTAGTAAACACGATCGGACGCCAATTATCCGGATCGTTGGCGATCGAGCTTTCAATTTCTCTCAACGTGTAAACACCAGAAATCATTGCATTCACCACCAGCAAATTTGAACGGGGATGAATCATCCTAGCAAGAAATGCGCGACAAAAGCACCTTCGCCTTAACAAATCTACAATTTAAATGAACCCCCAAACATAACCAACTCCCGAGCGCCAAATAAAGCAACGGATTGGCTAAGAGATTTAAAAAAGTTTATGCAGTAAATTTGACTTAATAATTCCCAGAATCAACTTCAAGAATTGACACTAAGAATCACTCCAAATAAACGAATTATTAAGGAACAATATTTGATAAAGTACCTGCTTTGTTGGCGAACCGTTAGAATACTCATCGTTCTGACCGACGCGAAGCGGAGTTATTGTCACCAAGGAAAAGAAGACAATATAAAGAGTTTACAATTGATCCGAGGAATGCTATATCGGTGTATCTGTGACTTTGGTGTCGCGAATAAAGGTAATTGGTACTTGAAGGTTAAAAAGGTGGCCCAATACTTATTTATTTCAGCTTTCTGTGATATCAATTACTATAAGACAGGGGATTTTGTGCCACTGCCACTAGCAGCGGGAGATGTAGGGGGCGAAACCCACCTAAAAGTTACCCTCAGTGTCGATGATTTCTGACACCCCAGGCAAGCGAAAGCCAGTTAAAAGCTGCTGCAAGCGTGCAGAACTACTCTGGGGGCAGCCTCGGGCCCTCACGGGGGCAGCCGCTGGCTTTGAGGGTCAGCACCTGCGCTGGGCCTCCTGTGCCAAACTCTGCATCTAGCAGAGCTTGTAGCAACGTCGGCCCAACTAATGTCACCACCCCAGCTTGTGAAAAGCCGGGAGAAAATTTAGGCGAGTACCCGATCGAGCTATTTTGGTGGAAAATAACCTGAAGTACCTAACCTCGGCAAGCCTGTTTTTGGGGCTTCCAAACTCATACAATCGGGCAGGCTTTGATTAGTCGGCCCAGCAGACGCGCCTCAACAGCCGTTTTCACCTTCAGGATTCCTGTTTTCACACAGCCAGGGACTGAAACTCAAACCATGGTGTTGCCGGGCCCACCACTCGCCTTCGGAAGGCTTTCGCCACCAACGAAGAAGGGCAATTGAGCGCTCCCACCAGTGAACTGATTAAACAGAATTTCGCTGAATCTAACGGTGTAGAATTATCTCACAGGAATTATGAAAGCAACTAATAGCCGTCAATTTTCTTCAGTCGCTGCTCGCACTCTAAAAGTAGTCGGGATTATCTTGATTCTCTCTGCTCTGCTTGATTGTATCGTTCTGTCGCTGCCGGGAGAAACCTCCGATATTCTCAATCGAGGCTGGCAGCTTGCCGCTGCGACTCAGATAGTTGACCGGGGGATTATTCCTTTGATGGGTATCGCCTTGTTGATGACAGGCTTTTGGGTAGACAGCAGCAGTGGAGTCTCTATTGACCGACGCAATGTTTGGGTTGATTTGCGATTCTGGGCGCTGTTGATTTCCAGCTTGTTAGGGCTAATTTACCTGTTGCTGGTTCCTGTTCACCTCAACAATACTCGTTTGGAACTCAAGGATGCTCTGGCTCAAGTCGATAAAGAAGCTGGACAAGCCGAAGGTCAACTTGAAGCCCAAATTAAAAGCGAGCAGTTTAAAGCTCAGGTAGAACAGCTCAAAAGCCAGCGCCGCAGCCAAATAGGCGCACTGCTGCAAGACGACGCGAAACTGCAACAAGCACTCAAGAGTCCAGATGTTCCCAAGGAATTGAAAGCTGTACTTCAAGAGTCGAAAAGTGACCCGAAAGCGCTCGACAAGTTCCTCGAACAGCAAGCCCAAGAACTGCCCAATCAAGCTCGCAACGAGATTCGCACCCGCAAGCAACAAAAAGAGAAAGAGTTGAGAACTCGATCGAGAAATTCGAGTTTGCAGACGGGTATCAGCAGTTTGTTGTTGGCGATTGGCTACATTACTGTTGGTTGGACTGGTCTCAGAAGTATGGGAATTCTACGGTTCGGCCACCGCAAAAATTAACCCACCAAAAAACGGATACCAGCCCTCAACAATCGTCGTACAGAGATCGAACATTTTAGACCCAAGTTCCTGCTCCCAGATTAATCTGCCCTTGTAAATCGAAAAATGGAAAATCGAAAAATGGAAAATCGACCGTCGTACAGAGATCGAACATTTTAGACCCAAGTTCCTGCTCCCAGACTAATCTGTGGAGTAAATCTAAAATCTAAAATCTAAAATCTAAAATCTAAAATCGACTGACCTACGCGATCGCTCTAAGCGTGCAAGTCGAGACATCCCTGAGAAATAAATACTTGATTTGCCGGATAGTTTGCCCTTACTGAAAGCTGGGAATGTTCTCAATTTATATTCTGACTTACAACGAAGAGATTGATATCGCCGCTTGCATAGAATCGGCACTGCTTTGTGACGATATCATTGTAGTTGATTCTTTCAGCAGCGATCGCACCCTAGAGATTGTTCAGAACTATCCCGTGCAAACAGTGCAGCACGGCTTTGAAACTCACGGACGCCAGCGGACTTGGATGCTCCAAGAAGTAGAATGCAAGTACGAATGGGTTTACATCCTCGAAGCTGACGAGCGCATGACGCCTGCATTGTTTGCTGAATGCTTAAAGGCGATCGAAAGTCAAGAATATATCGGCTATTACGTAGCTGAAAAAGTAATATTTATGGAGCGCTGGATTCGCCGCAGCACTCAATATCCGCGCTATCAAATGCGCCTGTTTCGCAAAGACCAAGTTTGGTTTAGTGACTACGGTCACACTGAACGGGAAGTCTGCAACGGGCCCACTCACTTTTTGAAAGAAACCTACCCTCACTATACTTGCAGCAAAGGTCTTTCTCGCTGGATTGAAAAGCACAACCGCTACTCGACTGACGAGGCGGCTGAAACTCTCCGCCAATTAGCAGCAGGTCAAGTAAATTGGTGGGATTTATTGTTTGGCGCATCGGAGGTGGAAAGGCGGCGCGCTTTGAAAGATTTTTCTTTGCGTTTGCCTTTGCGGCCCGTGGTACGCTTTTTCTATATGTATATTTTGCTTGGCGGATTTCTTGACGGTCAAGCTGGATTGGCTTGGTGCACGCTACAAGCTTTTTATGAATATCTAATTTTGCTGAAAGTTTGGGAAATGAAGCATATGCCACTGCCAAGTTTAGACGCAGTGGATGAACAGTCTATTTCAGAAGTTGCAAAAGTTGAGCAGTCTAAAGTTTCTTATAATCTTGGCGCTTCCGATACTCGTAGTTGAAAATTAGTCATTGGGCATTGGGCATTGGGCATTGGGCATTGGGCATTGGGCATTGGTCATTAGTCATTAGCCATATCTGTAGGGTGTGTCGCCATCGACAATCTCTAAAAAAGACCGAAAATCTAATAGCGACGCACCTTACAAATTAGGTGAATGAAACAAACCTAACAATTCTCTTTTAGCAAGTAGCGAGGCACCTTATACCATTTTTTTAAAGTTATGAGAAACTTTCATGAGAAGGTAAAGGAAATAATTACAAAGCCCAATTGTCCTGTATCTCTATTAGATCTTTAAAAAATGGTATAACCATAACAAAAATGGTTCGTAGTGTGGACT
This sequence is a window from Microcoleus sp. bin38.metabat.b11b12b14.051. Protein-coding genes within it:
- a CDS encoding ATP-binding SpoIIE family protein phosphatase, whose product is MIDALAIPVTEESQVGEARRIAVALATEVGFNETDRAKVAIVITEAAKNLVKHAREGEILLQTVKTATGDSIEIVALDRGPGMANVGQCLRDGFSTAGTPGTGLGAIKRLSSFFDIHSVPKLGTALLMRLEQAQISREACQNSNYLEFGVVHLPKVGEQICGDSWAVENDADKNLILVADGLGYGVLAEEASQEAVRVFGENAKLGPKAILEKAHAALKNTRGAAAAIALIDRTQKTICFAGVGNITGVVFTDNQSRSMVSYNGTVGHRMQKVAEFVYPWSSHSLLILHSDGLAAQWDLNRYPGLAAKHPALIAAVLYRDFKRTRDDMTVVVAKVKQPA
- a CDS encoding anti-sigma regulatory factor — protein: MSKRETLEIRSSSDIVHVRQQVRGWAVAMGFGLVDQTKIVTAASELARNTVDYGKGGTVTLETLQLGSRKGLRLIFEDKGPGIPDIELAMTDGYTSDRGLGLGLSGSKRLMHEFEIVSKVGKGTKIAIVRWR
- a CDS encoding STAS domain-containing protein gives rise to the protein MERIPILQMGEFLLVTIQVDMHDRLAITLQDDLTNRIVKTGVKGVLIEISSLEIVDSFIGRILNNIATMSRFLDAETVVVGMQPAVAITLVELGLSLTGVRTALNVEKGMNLLRKSLGLSADSEV
- a CDS encoding STAS domain-containing protein, with the protein product MPHPKYEECDRSYNFIPIAQQEIILMELTSNNTIAAILEQNKAELLADWLKELQNTGLRRDDLMRAKELRSECQEFLQLLQIAAQHGNFSDIQTPEWENMRLLLAEVSRSRVQRGFTPSEIASFILCFKKPLFDRLCRELTQNRDALVEQLWLSTSLLDQLGLWVTEIFLKAREEVIERQQQEMLELSTPVVKLWQGILALPMIGTLDSARTQIVMETLLQEIMETGSEFAILDITGVPTVDTLVAQHLLKTVAAARLMGTECIISGIRPQIAQTIVHLGVDLQDILTKATLADAFKVALQRQGLTIKNIKEEK
- the rfaE2 gene encoding D-glycero-beta-D-manno-heptose 1-phosphate adenylyltransferase, whose translation is MISGVYTLREIESSIANDPDNWRPIVFTNGCFDLLHAGHVRYLQAAKALGRSLVVGLNSDASVQALKPQQPGLPPRPIVPENQRAEVLAALKPVDAVVIFSEITATKLIGILKPDIYVKGGDYQLETLPEAPAVIAGGGKICLIEIEVPSSTSAIVKRILQLGARPPIANRK
- a CDS encoding HpsJ family protein → MKATNSRQFSSVAARTLKVVGIILILSALLDCIVLSLPGETSDILNRGWQLAAATQIVDRGIIPLMGIALLMTGFWVDSSSGVSIDRRNVWVDLRFWALLISSLLGLIYLLLVPVHLNNTRLELKDALAQVDKEAGQAEGQLEAQIKSEQFKAQVEQLKSQRRSQIGALLQDDAKLQQALKSPDVPKELKAVLQESKSDPKALDKFLEQQAQELPNQARNEIRTRKQQKEKELRTRSRNSSLQTGISSLLLAIGYITVGWTGLRSMGILRFGHRKN
- a CDS encoding glycosyltransferase family 2 protein, producing MFSIYILTYNEEIDIAACIESALLCDDIIVVDSFSSDRTLEIVQNYPVQTVQHGFETHGRQRTWMLQEVECKYEWVYILEADERMTPALFAECLKAIESQEYIGYYVAEKVIFMERWIRRSTQYPRYQMRLFRKDQVWFSDYGHTEREVCNGPTHFLKETYPHYTCSKGLSRWIEKHNRYSTDEAAETLRQLAAGQVNWWDLLFGASEVERRRALKDFSLRLPLRPVVRFFYMYILLGGFLDGQAGLAWCTLQAFYEYLILLKVWEMKHMPLPSLDAVDEQSISEVAKVEQSKVSYNLGASDTRS